One Pieris napi chromosome 22, ilPieNapi1.2, whole genome shotgun sequence genomic region harbors:
- the LOC125060796 gene encoding phosphoglucomutase, translating to MSSVVTINTNPYEGQKPGTSGLRKKVKVFVQNNYTENFVQSILDANKDSINGSTLVVGGDGRYLVKEVVDKIIKIAAGNGVGKLIVGQNGILSTPAVSHIIRKFKTLGGIVLTASHNPGGIDNDFGIKFNCSNGGPAPDHTTNEIYKLSTAIKQYKIVPDIQCNIDKIGLQKFKVEDREFIVEIVDSVKDYVDYMKEIFDFPKIKALLQGSERRKAFNVLIDAMNGVTGPYVKRIFIDELGATGNNVRRIVPLEDFGGAHPDPNLTYAADLVNAVKSGDYDFGAAFDGDGDRNMIIGRDAFFVTPSDSLAVLANNLHHIPYFQKTGVKGFARSMPTAAAVDRVAAATGKEFFQVPTGWKYFGNLMDAGRLSLCGEESFGTGSDHVREKDGLWAALAWLSVLAATGLSVEEILTKHWQQFGRNYFTRYDYEECPSDPCNEMMQELEKKMTAPGFVGSRYSANGKEYKVSVADNFSYMDPVDQSVAMKQGLRIVFEDGSRIVMRLSGTGSSGATVRLYIDSYEASDVLGSAQEKLAPLISVAMQISDLQKYTGRDKPTVIT from the exons ATGTCTAGCGTTGttacaattaatacaaaccCTTACGAAGGCCAAAAGCCGGGCACAAGTGGTTTGCGTAAAAAAGTTAAGGTATTTGTACAAAACAACTACACCGAAAACTTTGTTCAAAGTATTCTGGATGCCAACAAAGATTCCATAAACGGTTCCACGCTTGTAGTTGGTGGTGATGGTCGCTACCTTGTCAAGGAAGTCGTTGATAAGATCATAAAGATTGCTGCTGGAAATGGG GTTGGAAAGCTGATTGTTGGACAAAATGGTATATTATCTACACCGGCTGTTTCCCATATCATCAGGAAGTTTAAAACTTTAG gTGGAATTGTTCTCACAGCTTCCCACAACCCTGGTGGCATTGACAATGATTTTGGAATCAAATTTAACTGCAGTAATGGGGGCCCTGCACCTGACCACACcacaaatgaaatatataaactcAGTACAGCAatcaaacaatataaaattgtaccaGATATACAGTgcaatattgataaaattggTCTACAAAAATTTAAG gtTGAAGATAGAgaatttattgttgaaatagTAGACTCTGTAAAAGATTATGTGGATTATATGAAGGAGATATTTGACTTTCCAAAAATCAAGGCTCTATTGCAAGGATCAGAGCGCCGAAAGGCTTTTAATGTTCTTATTGATGCCATGAATGGAG TAACTGGTCCCTATGTAAAACGTATCTTCATAGATGAGTTAGGAGCAACAGGAAATAATGTTCGTAGAATTGTACCTTTGGAAGACTTTGGGGGGGCTCACCCTGATCCCAATCTGACATATGCGGCTGATCTTGTGAATGCGGTCAAGAGTGGGGACTATGATTTTGGTGCTGCGTTTGATGGTGATG GTGACCGCAACATGATAATAGGTCGCGATGCGTTTTTCGTTACACCGTCAGACTCCCTAGCAGTGCTGGCAAATAATCTCCACCACATCCCGTACTTCCAGAAGACAGGTGTGAAGGGCTTCGCCAGGAGCATGCCCACAGCTGCAGCCGTTGATAGAGTTGCTGCTGCCACGGGAAAGGAGTTCTTCCAGGTGCCTACTG gttggAAATATTTCGGCAACCTCATGGACGCTGGGCGTCTCTCCCTTTGCGGAGAGGAGAGTTTTGGCACAGGGTCTGACCACGTGAGAGAGAAAGATGGGCTTTGGGCGGCACTGGCTTGGCTCTCCGTTCTCGCGGCTACGGGACTCTCTGTGGAAGAGATTTTGACGAAACACTGGCAACAATTTGGCAGGAATTACTTTACCAG ATATGATTACGAGGAGTGCCCCAGCGACCCCTGCAACGAGATGATGCAAGAGCTGGAGAAGAAGATGACGGCCCCTGGCTTTGTAGGCTCCCGTTACTCTGCTAATGGGAAGGAGTATAAAGTGTCAGTGGCTGATAACTTCTCCTACATGGATCCAGTAGATCAGAGCGTCGCTATGAAGCAg GGTCTCCGTATAGTGTTTGAAGATGGATCCCGCATTGTGATGCGTCTCAGTGGTACAGGCAGCTCTGGAGCAACTGTGAG attatacATTGACTCGTACGAAGCTAGTGATGTCCTCGGCTCGGCTCAAGAGAAACTAGCGCCACTTATTAGTGTTGCGATGCAAATATCAGATCTACAGAAGTACACCGGCCGCGACAAACCTACCGTTATTACATAA
- the LOC125060799 gene encoding fatty-acid amide hydrolase 2-like isoform X3 has protein sequence MPALKIIKMSILRALCSRIRLFLDIVIDFIFSLYWECKNKKLPDLDEKHAYLADSAVSLAQRIKSKQLKSEDLVKALIERIKQVNPILNAVVTERYEDALNEAREVDRQVSAGLSEQMAKKPFLGVPFTMKESQAWKGMPLTLGLWSRRNERAVEDSEAIIRLREAGAIPLAATNLPELLIWQETRNPVYGMTVNPQHTGRTPGGSSGAEAALTATYATSISLCSDIGGSTRMPAFYCGMFGHHPTANTTCVRGVLFREGNEDSMFCLGFISRHVEDLVPLTKIITAQKADKLNLDRKINLRTVKFYYLDSSNDCLVSPLRSEMTQAIMKVVENLRGNLKVEVQPYHHKGFDYMYRLWSYWMSKEAGNYFKLATNSDVELNAWAEMGKKAHRNEQALSLPHIAVSGAESVPSTGQRVGGENYAGAKG, from the exons atgccagcattaaag ATCATCAAAATGTCAATTCTCCGAGCGTTATGTTCCCGTATACGACTCTTCCTGGATATAgtaatagattttatattctCCTTATACTGGGAATGCAAGAATAAAAAGTTACCAGACTTGGACGAAAAGCACGCATATCTCGCAGACAGTGCTGTATCCTTAGCACAGAGGATTAAATCGAAGCAATTGAAATCTGAAGATCTGGTTAAAGCCCTTATTGAGAGGATAAAACAG GTGAATCCAATTTTAAATGCAGTTGTAACAGAAAGATATGAAGATGCCCTAAATGAGGCTAGAGAAGTAGACCGGCAGGTCAGTGCTGGCCTTTCCGAACAAATGGCGAAGAAACCGTTCCTGG GTGTCCCATTCACAATGAAAGAGAGTCAAGCATGGAAAGGCATGCCTTTGACCCTTGGGCTTTGGAGTCGCAGGAACGAAAGAGCTGTAGAAGATAGCGAGGCCATCATAAGGTTGAGGGAAGCAGGTGCCATTCCCTTAGCCGCAACTAACCTGCCAGAACTTTTAATATG gCAAGAAACGCGTAACCCAGTGTACGGAATGACAGTTAACCCCCAACACACGGGTAGAACTCCTGGTGGTTCCAGCGGAGCTGAAGCAGCCCTCACTGCTACTTACGCAACTTCTATTAGTCTTT gtTCTGATATTGGAGGCTCAACTCGGATGCCGGCCTTCTACTGTGGAATGTTTGGACACCATCCAACAGCCAACACAACATGTGTGAGag gcgTCCTCTTTCGTGAGGGCAACGAAGACTCCATGTTCTGTCTGGGCTTCATCTCCAGGCACGTGGAAGATTTAGTTCCTCTCACCAAGATAATAACGGCCCAAAAAgctgataaattaaatttggatagaaaaattaatttgaggactgtaaagttttattatttggaCTCGAGCAATGACTGTCTTGTCAGCCCGTTGCGATCTGAAATGACACAGGCGATAATGAA GGTCGTTGAGAACCTGAGAGGGAACCTTAAAGTGGAAGTTCAGCCATACCATCACAAGGGTTTTGATTACATGTACCGTTTATGGAGTTACTGGATGAGCAAGGAGGCTGGGAACTATTTCAAGTTGGCAACCAACAGTGACGTAGAACTTAATGCGTGGGCTGAAATGGGAAAAAA